A region from the Melioribacteraceae bacterium 4301-Me genome encodes:
- the secE gene encoding preprotein translocase subunit SecE, whose protein sequence is MKEKIINFVNDVVKEMKKVTWPTKEELKDSTSIVIVVCLILAAFTYVVDMAISQILKGIF, encoded by the coding sequence ATGAAAGAGAAAATAATTAACTTCGTTAATGATGTTGTCAAGGAAATGAAAAAAGTAACTTGGCCAACAAAAGAAGAGTTAAAAGACTCAACTTCAATTGTTATTGTCGTATGTTTAATCTTAGCTGCTTTTACTTATGTTGTTGATATGGCAATTTCTCAAATTCTAAAAGGAATATTCTAG
- the nusG gene encoding transcription termination/antitermination protein NusG: MENQNAKWYVVRTFSGHENKVKSLIESELKDNEELRSRIFEILVPTEKVFEVKDGKKKTKKKNFFPGYILVCADLDIKAKDFIINTPSVMGFLGTKKNPIPLMPEEVKRIVGRISQSDETERTETIFRAGDFVKIIDGPFNNFSGVVQEVNEEKMKIKVMVSIFGRKTPVEIDFVQAELEK; the protein is encoded by the coding sequence TTGGAAAATCAAAATGCTAAATGGTATGTGGTTAGGACTTTTTCTGGCCACGAGAACAAGGTTAAGTCTTTAATTGAATCAGAATTAAAAGATAACGAGGAACTACGTTCTAGAATTTTTGAAATACTTGTTCCTACCGAAAAAGTTTTCGAAGTTAAAGATGGTAAGAAAAAAACAAAAAAGAAAAATTTTTTCCCTGGCTACATATTAGTTTGCGCTGACCTGGATATAAAGGCTAAGGACTTTATTATTAACACTCCTTCGGTAATGGGTTTTTTAGGTACCAAGAAGAATCCCATACCACTTATGCCTGAAGAAGTTAAAAGAATAGTCGGCCGTATTTCTCAAAGCGATGAGACAGAAAGAACTGAAACAATATTTAGAGCCGGGGATTTTGTAAAAATTATTGATGGTCCGTTTAATAATTTCTCGGGTGTAGTGCAAGAAGTAAATGAAGAAAAAATGAAAATAAAAGTCATGGTTTCTATTTTTGGGAGAAAGACCCCAGTTGAAATCGACTTTG